GTCGGCCGTGAGATGACCGGCCGCCAGTACGGCCCTCGTCCTGGCTGCTCCTCCCGGGCCCGGCTGGTCGCGACCGGGGTCGGCATCGGCGTGCCGGAGCGCTGAGCTGATCCGCGAGAGCCGGGCCGACGCCACCTCCAGCGCGCTGGCCAGGTGCAGATCGGACTGGGGCGGCACCCGGCGGCCGACGTGTGGTGACAGGGCTGCATCGAGTCCGTCGCCGGCTCCCGCCAGCTCGTCGGCCAGGGTCGATTCGTCCCGCGGGAGCACGGCGCGCGCCAATCGGGCGAGGGCGCGGAAGCGTCCCGCCGCGACTTCGGCACCGAAGGCGGCGATCATCACGTCCTCGACCTCGTGGGCCTCGTCGAAGACCACCACATCGTGCTCCGGGAGGACGGCGCCCCCGCTGGCGAGATGGGCGCCGTACAGGTGGGTGTTCACGACGACGATGTCGGCCCCCGCCGCCCGCTCCCGGGCCGCCTCGGTGAAGCACCTCTCGCCTGCGGGGCAGCGGTGCGCCCCCGGGCACTCTCTCGGTCCGACGCTCACCATGGCCCACGCCCGGGGGCTCGGCTCGAAGTCAAGCTCGGCCCGGTCGCCGCTCGTCGACTCGGCGCCCCAGCTCAGCAGGCGCCGCGCTTGCACGACCATGCCATCGGCCGATCCCGAGCTGGCGCCGGCTTCGTCCCAGCCGGCAGCCTCCTCCAGGCCCAACTGCTCCCCCCCTCCGGCCATCTCGGCGGCTCGTTGGCGGCACAAGTAGTTGGACCTGCCTTTGAGCACGGCGAACCGAAACGGTCGTCCCAGATGACGAGCGAGGAACGGGAGGTCGTTCGTGGCCAGCTGGTCCTGTAGCGCCTTGGTGGCAGTGGCGACTACCACGCGCTTGCCGGACAGGATCGCGGGGATCAGATAGGCCAGCGACTTCCCAGTCCCGGTCCCGGCCTGGACAACCAGGTGGCGGCGATCGTGGATTGCCCGCCCCACCGCCTCGGCCATGGCCCGTTGTCCCTCACGAGCTTCCCCTCCCTGGGGCAGCGCCCGCACGACTTGCTCCAAGGCGCGCGTCACATCGGGGGAGGCCACCGCTCGACCCTAGCGCGAAGTAGCAAGGGAAGTCATTGATAGCACTGAAATTCAGGAGCCACCGTCGCATCGCGTGCAGTCACCACGCGGTGAGCATGGGCGACGCAGGAACCAGGCCGCCATGGGCGGAACATTCGTTCATGGTCTCCGCATCGAAGGCTGAGGTTCGCTCGGGCACCGTAGGAAGGGCAGCGGCGCACGGAGTGGAGGCCGATGCCGCGGAGGGGGCAGAGCCAGAGGCCGGGGGTCGCATCGATCAGGCCGGCGAGACCCGGCTCGCCAGCATGGAATCGCTGCGGGCGTTGGCTGCCGTCGCCGTGTTGGTGTCGCACGTCTTCGGGTTCGCCTATCTGTGGGGACCGGCAATCTACGGAGGTTTTCTCCACCGCGTACTCCTGGGCGGGGGGTTCGCGGTGTTCCTGTTCTTCGCCCTATCGGGGTACCTGCTCTACCTTCCCTTCGCGCGTCGGGACTTCGGGGCTGGAACCAGCATCAGGCTGAGCCGCTATCTCGGCAACAGGGCCGTGCGCATCCTTCCGCTGTACTACGCAGTCCTCATCGTCGTCCTCTTGACCACCCAGCACGGGGGGACGTTCGACCAGTGGTGGCGCTTTGCTGTATTCGGGGAGAGCTTCTCCCGTCATACCGTGGGCACCGTCGACGGACCCATGTGGTCACTCGTCGTCGAGCTGCACTTCTACATACTGCTCCCAGTGCTTGCCGCGGCGATCCGTCTCCTCGCCCGCCGTTCGTACCTCCGGGCCGCATTGATGCTCGCCGTGCTCGCCGGCGCCAGCCTCGGCCTGCGGATAGCCCTGGTCGTCCACCCTGCGCATCACGACCTCCGGTGGGAGTACTCCCTTCCGACGACTTTCCTTTTCTTCGTCTCGGGGCTCGCGCTCGCCCTGGTCCGCGTTCGTTGGGAAGCGGGAACACCTAGGTGGCTGGCTGGCCCGCTGCAGAATGGCAACACGTGGCTCCTCGCCTCTCTTCCGCTGTGGCTGCTGACTTTCTGGCGGTACGACCTCGACGCGGTCGCGGCCCTGGCCAGCTTCCTGGTGGTTGGCTCGGCGGCGCTGCCACTTCGGAGAGGCCGGCTCGTCCGCGGTCTCGACTGGCGTCCTCTCGCCGTGCTCGGCACCGCCTCCTA
The Acidimicrobiales bacterium genome window above contains:
- a CDS encoding acyltransferase, which produces MVSASKAEVRSGTVGRAAAHGVEADAAEGAEPEAGGRIDQAGETRLASMESLRALAAVAVLVSHVFGFAYLWGPAIYGGFLHRVLLGGGFAVFLFFALSGYLLYLPFARRDFGAGTSIRLSRYLGNRAVRILPLYYAVLIVVLLTTQHGGTFDQWWRFAVFGESFSRHTVGTVDGPMWSLVVELHFYILLPVLAAAIRLLARRSYLRAALMLAVLAGASLGLRIALVVHPAHHDLRWEYSLPTTFLFFVSGLALALVRVRWEAGTPRWLAGPLQNGNTWLLASLPLWLLTFWRYDLDAVAALASFLVVGSAALPLRRGRLVRGLDWRPLAVLGTASYSLYLWHMPIVQEVAGARWSPTGFLPLLAILLPLCIAVALVSYIAIESPFLRLRRSWSGRRHPSPAPAVTAAVGATVT
- a CDS encoding ATP-dependent DNA helicase, whose product is MASPDVTRALEQVVRALPQGGEAREGQRAMAEAVGRAIHDRRHLVVQAGTGTGKSLAYLIPAILSGKRVVVATATKALQDQLATNDLPFLARHLGRPFRFAVLKGRSNYLCRQRAAEMAGGGEQLGLEEAAGWDEAGASSGSADGMVVQARRLLSWGAESTSGDRAELDFEPSPRAWAMVSVGPRECPGAHRCPAGERCFTEAARERAAGADIVVVNTHLYGAHLASGGAVLPEHDVVVFDEAHEVEDVMIAAFGAEVAAGRFRALARLARAVLPRDESTLADELAGAGDGLDAALSPHVGRRVPPQSDLHLASALEVASARLSRISSALRHADADPGRDQPGPGGAARTRAVLAAGHLTADVAIASDVGPDQVAWADGLPHAPVLKVAPLDVGPVLADALWARTTVVLTSATIPPGIGRRLGMGEGANDQLDAGSPFPYATNALLYCATHLPDRRREDAEAALHEELAALIEAAGGRTLALFTSWRAMEGAAAALRARVPFRLMTQSELPKQALVEAFSRDETSCLFATMGFWQGVDVPGPALSLVVIDRIPFPRPDEPLLQARRERFGSTAFREVDLPRAATLLAQGTGRLIRSATDRGVVAVLDARLAKASYRWDLVRALPPMTRTRTRGDVAAFFGHLGDSGNPSRQRPSGEAALVRAHSPKSLDGPPGGPSDTSRCYDE